The proteins below are encoded in one region of Myxocyprinus asiaticus isolate MX2 ecotype Aquarium Trade chromosome 13, UBuf_Myxa_2, whole genome shotgun sequence:
- the baxb gene encoding BCL2 associated X, apoptosis regulator b: MACEASQDDQIGEVLLIGVVKQEVMNMAVEGNAAPLSLPEAQPISNRQDQKLVEQLAETIRVIGDRLDQDTGFNDMIDGLVKVADKSSFWNLVEKVFRDDQINWGRIIVLFYSVGKLAAKMVLARLPSIVLEILNLSLDFFRRHLLKWIRQMGGWITSIPGLARFTIERFSSSSWSTYSSFFRAMLTFTGGVLLGGLFVWRFKKSS; the protein is encoded by the exons ATGGCTTGTGAAGCATCGCAGG ATGATCAAATTGGAGAAGTACTCTTAATCGG GGTGGTAAAACAGGAGGTGATGAACATGGCAGTAGAGGGAAATGCAGCCCCTCTGTCCCTTCCCGAAGCTCAGCCAATAAGCAACCGCCAGGACCAGAAACTTGTTGAACAGTTGGCAGAGACCATCAGAGTGATTGGTGACAGGCTTGATCAGGACACAGGATTCAATGA CATGATTGATGGTTTAGTTAAAGTGGCTGATAAAAGCAGTTTCTGGAATCTTGTGGAAAAAGTTTTCAGAGATGACCAGATCAACTGGGGAAGAATTATAGTGCTGTTTTACTCGGTTGGGAAACTGGCTGCAAAG ATGGTCCTTGCACGCTTACCCAGTATTGTTTTAGAAATTCTGAACTTAAGTCTGGATTTCTTTAGGAGGCATCTGTTGAAATGGATTCGCCAAATGGGAGGATGG ATAACCAGTATCCCTGGATTGGCCCGTTTCACCATAGAGCGATTTTCTAGTTCTTCATGGAGCACTTATTCTTCCTTTTTTAGAGCCATGCTGACCTTCACCGGTGGTGTACTGTTAGGAGGACTGTTTGTTTGGAGATTTAAAAAAAGCAGTTGA